In bacterium, the sequence GGAGGTGGTTTGTATAACAATCCGGCAATAAGAACATGGTTTGAATTAGGATGGGGACATATGAACCTATGGGGGAACGGACAAAAAATAGAAGCCAAATTCAATTACGAAATTAACCCTATTAATTTAAATGAACTCCAGAATGGCAGACTAGACATCCTTTACTCCGAGCCGTATTTTATTAATAGTTCTTTTAAGGCTCAAGCTGCCCCCTATTATGAATTCAATGCCAACAGGGAAGATAGCACCTTTAATTATTACATCGGAATCCAGGGAAGATTGGGAAAATATATTGGTAAATTTTTACAATCTTTTATTATTTATAATTACGAAATAATACATGAGGAAGGAACTGTAATAGGAGATAAAAACCGTGCAAATTCTTTAACTTTATCCCTAAGCTGGGATAGTAGGTCAGATGTATTCTACCCAAGACACGGAGCTTTAAGCGCAATATCTTATGAATATGCCGGTGAATTCTTAGGCGGAGATTTTTCATTTCAAAAGTTTCTGGCTGATTTTACCTACTATGCACCATTTTATGCAACAACAGTAGTTAGTAGAATAAAATTTGGTGGCATAACTGGTATCTCTCCTGAAGAATCTAAATTTTTACTAGGTGGAACTGACGCAATCCGTGGATATCAAAACATAATAGATACAAAATATGGCGAAAATTGGCTGGGATTATTAAATCTGGAATATAGAATACCCACAATAAAAAATTTTGAAATCGCTTATTTTATGGATATGGGTAATGTATGGCAAGAGAGCAAAAACATAGCTATAACAAATATAAAATTTGGATTGGGAATAGGATTACGATACCGCACACCAATTGGACCTATTCGAATAGATTACGGAAGAAAACTGTTAGACTCGGGAAATGATAAAGAACAACAATGGTTCTTTAATATCGGCTATACGCTCTAAGATAGAAATCCCTGAACTATCTCCGGAACTTTATTAAAAATCTCGTCTAAATTTACTCCTGCTTTACCACCAGATTGAGCAATTGTATTCTTGCCCCCTCCCCCACCGCCAGATAATTTACCTATCGCAACAGCAATTTTACCGGCATTCAACTTTGTAATTAAATCATCTGACACAAAAATAATAAAAAGCGGCTTTTCATTAGTTATTGCACCAATAACACCTACTGTATTCTTATGGCTTCTTAATTTATCGGCTAAATCACGTAATACATTAACTTCAGCAGCAGGCACACCATAAACTATTATATCTATATTATTTATTGTCTTTTTATTTTCAAGAATCTCAGGCACAAGAGCTAATATTCCATTACGCTCAATTTGAACTAGTTTACTTCTTAATTCCTTTTCCACAGCCATTAATTCTACTATTTTAGGCATTACCTGTTCAATTTTAACTCCAAGTTCTGTAGAAAATTCTTTTATTGCCTTATCGCACTTATTGAACCATTCAATAGCATATTTCCCTGTAATTGCCTCTATACGTCTTACTCCTGTATGAATACTCCCTTCAGAAACAATTTTAAAAGCTCTCATCTCAGAAGTATTTCTCAAATGAGTTCCCCCACAAAGTTCATTGGATATATCTCCAATTTTCACCATTCTTACCACATCACCATATTTCTCCGTAAAAATTGCCATTGCCCCTTTTTTTATAGCTTCTTCCATAGGAATTTCCGAAATCTCAACTTTTATATTCTCTTCAATCCAGTCATTTACTATATCTTCTATTTTTTCAATTTCTGATGTTTCAAGGTGACTGAAATGAGTAAAATCAAACCTTAGTCGCTCTGCCTCTACAAGACTTCCTTCCTGATGAACCCAATCTCCTAAAACTTTCCTTAATGCACTGTGAAGAAGATGAGTTGCGGTATGATTACACTCCAATGCTTTTCGCCATGGGCTATCTATCTCGCATTTAACTTTTTCATTGATTATTTCTTTATTTGCTTCTTTCTTAAATTTTCCAATATGAACTCTTTCTCCTTCTATAATTTGTGTATCTTCTACATTAAATTCAAAGTCATTATTAAATATTTTCCCTTTATCACCAACTTGTCCGCCACTTTCAGCATAAAATGGAGTTTTATCAAGCACAAGCCATCTTTTTCCTTTTTCAAATATAACTGTTGCATCTGCTTGAGTAGTATCATAACCAATAAATTCACTTTTTTTATCAGTTTTTCCAAGTGAAAAATATTCTATTTTACCTTTAACATCTTCAAATTTTGAAACGGCTCTTGCCTTTTCTTTCGAAGATTCCATAAGTTTTTGAAATCCTTCTTTGTCGGCTTTTTTCCCTTCTCTTTCTGAAAGTTCATAAGTTAAATCGGGTGGGAAACCATAAGTGTCATACAGTTTAAATATCGCATCTCCCGATATTTCATCGGTTTCAAGTTCTTTCATAATATTATTAAATACCATTGTTCCTTGTTCCAGCGTTTTTAAAAAGCTTTCTTCCTCGGACTTAACTATCACAGCTATGATTTCGCGTCTTGCAACCAGTTCCGGGTATTGTTCCTTCATCAAATCTGCGACTGTAGACACAAGTTTATACATAAAAGCCTGTTTTATACCCATTTCGTACGCACGTCCCTGCGCGCGACGCAAAATATGTCTTAAAACGTATCCGCGTCCTATATTAGAAGGATAAATTCCTTCTACTATAGCGAAAGTCAATGTTCTTATATGGTCAGCAATTATATTAAACGCGGTTTTATTTTGTTCATATTTTACATTACAAATTTTTGATGCTTCTTCGATAATAGGAGTAAAAGTTTCAAGTTCAAATATTGATTTCTTCCCTTCCATAACAAGCAATAATCTTTCAAATCCCATTCCTGTATCTATTCCCCTATTTTTAAGCGATTTTAAGGAACCATCCGTCTGGGAATCATATTGAGGGAAAACAAGATTCCATATTTCCATAAATCTGTTGCAAGAACATCCGGGACCGCAATCCGGCTTGCCGCATCCGATTTCTTTTCCGGTATCATAATAAATTTCAGAGCAAGGGCCACAAGCTCCTCTTCCACCAACCGGAGTCCAGAAATTATCTTCTTTGCCCAATTTATATATTCTTGATTCCTCCAGACCTATATCATTTTTCCATATATCAGAAGCTTCCGTATCTTCCTTAAGTCCGTAATCTCCCTTAAATACACTTACATAAAGTTTATCTTTAGGAAGTTTTACAATTTCTGTAAGAAATTCCCATGCCCATTTTATAGCCTCTTGCTTAAAATAATCTCCGAATGAAAAATTTCCTAACATTTCAAAGAACGTAGTATACCTCGGGTATTTGCCTACTTTTTCCAAATCACTTGTCCTTAAACATTTCTGTATGCTAACAGCTCGTGTGTAAGGAAGAGCAACTTCAGCACTCCATAGTTTCTTGAATTGGACCATACCTGCGGCAGTAAAAAGCAAAGTCGGGTCATCCCCCGGTAAAAGAGAAGAAGATGGAACAATCTTATGTTCTCTTTCTTCAAAGAAAGAAATAAAATTTTTTCGTAATTCTTGTGGTTTCATAATTAATTAAACAACTGATTTTGTACTTTCTGGGAAACAACCTCTTCTATATTTTCAACATTAACTTCAAGTATCGGAGTTTCGGCAATCCCTTTCTGTCTTCTGATATCTTCAATCTGTCTAAGTGGCTTTTCAAGTTGATTTCTGCGAGTTGTAGTCAAATTATTAAATTCTCTTTGCGCTTCTTCAATTCTTTTGCCCATTTTGTCCAATGATTCTAAAAAAGCACTCCACTGCTTGTAAAATGCTCCTAACAATGAAAGAATCTGTGCCGATGTCTTTTCTAAATTAAAATTATCTACTGCCTGTCTAATTACTGCAAGTATTGCGTATAATGTAACGGGCGAGCAAAGAATTACTTTATTTCTTAGCGCCTCATCCAGGATAGAACTATCGTTTTGATTTATAAAAGCATAAACCTGTTCATTGGGAATAAACACTATCACATAATCAACCGTATTTTCTGCCGGATTTATGTAATCTCTTGTCGTAACTTCTTTGACTCTATTTTTAACATCCTTCAGGAACTGACTTTTATATCTTTCTTTATCTGTTTCTCCTTCTTCTTCAAGGTAATGGAGATAATTATCCAGAGGGAATTTAACATCCATATTTACTTTAAGTCCCTGTGGCAATAAGAAAGTATAGTCAGGTCGTTTACTCACTGTTTCTAATGCTTTTTGCTTTAGGTAATTAATACCTTCAATAAATCCAAACAACCTCAATACGTCTTCAGCCATACGCTCACCCCATTGTCCACGCGATTTTGTACTTGCCAATGCGCTTCGTAATTGATGAGTTGTTTCCTGTAGTTTCCCTGTTTGTTCAGCAGTAAGTTTTAACTGGGTGGAAAGTTCCCCAAACTTATTTTCCCTGTCTTTTTCAAAATTAGTTATCATCTCCTGAACTTTCTGCAAAGTGTCTTTCATATTCTTTAAATTCTGGTCTATCAATTCTTTTTTCCCTTCAAGTGCTTTTTCACCGGTCTGTGTTTGTTTTGAAAGAGTCTCGTTTGCAAGTTTCAAAAACTCACTCGTGCTTTTTGATAAAGCCTGGAACGAAAGTTCCCCGAAAGAATCTTTAATCCTGCTTATTATAGTTTCTAAATCCTGTTTGTTTTGAGTTTCGGTAGATGAAAGAAGCTCATTGGCTACCTTCTTTGCATCCTTTTTATAGAACCAGTTAATTATAAAAACAATAACAACACCGGTTATAAGCCCTATAATAAAATTCATCATAATAATTATCCTAACTTATACTCTTTATCCTGAAATCCTTTTTTAGTCAACTAAAAAATCCTTCATTAAACTGTTTTATACTCTGCCAATGTACTCAGTCCAGCATATACCTGTTCTTTCTCTTTTACTTTTATTTTGAGTTCAGGTAATTTTGGTATTATAATATCCGTCTGGCTACCAAATACAATTTTACCTATTCTATCTCCTTGCTTCACTTTCTGTCCTTCTTTTACCCACACAAGAATTTTTCTTACCAGTCTTGAAGCAACCAGAGTAAGACCTATTTGAAATATTCCGTTATCTATCGTCATTTTCACCTGTCTATTTTCTTTTATTCCTTTTTCATATTTTAGAGACAAAAACCCTTCGCCAACCTGTTTTATATCTTTTATTATGCCTGAAATCGGGCTTCTGTTTATATGAACATCCAGATAAGTTAAAGTAATTCCGATAATTGTCTCATTTGCATTATATTTTATATATCGTACAAAACCGTCTGCGGGCGAGAGTATTGCATTTTGCACGTCAGGGGTTGTCCTTTCGGGGTCTCTGTAAAATCTATACACTGCTATCAGAGCGATAAATATACAGGAAAATAAACATTCAAACAAAATTGTTTTAGCAATACCCACAGGCGCAATTAAACTTACGCTTATCCCCGTTAATATAGCGTTTAATATAATTATTATAATACTAATTCTTAGCCTGAATTCACATTTTTTAGCTATAAGAGCAAATATAATAGTATTAACGAGTAAACTCAGTATAAATATTATCAAAAATTTCATATGTAGATATTGCTAAAAATATTTCAAATTGTCAACTATATACTTGTTTCCCTGATACGAATAAGTTCATAATTTAAATTAGTTGACATTATAATGCTATAGCCCTTATATAATAAAGAAATCATCTGACTTTCGGGAAATACGTTATGAATAACAAACTTGATAATACAATAAAATGGGGAATATTTATGTTTATCCTATTTCTCCCCATTATTAATGCCCTAGCATACCTTTCTTTACTTATTGCCCTGATTTCATGGGGGATTAAAACAAAATTCAAGAATATACTCCCGCCCGGCATTCTAAAATTTTCCTTATTAAGCTTTGTTTTTGCAATGTTATTATCCGTCATTTTTTCGCATGATAAGCCACAAAGCATTGGGGGATATATCTTATTCTCATTTTATATTCTGACTTTTATTATGATGGCCCATCAAAAAGAAGACAGAAATAAAATTTTGCAAATATTTGCCTTATCAATGTTAATCGTTTCCATTTTTGGTATTATTCAATACTTTACAAAACTAAACTTCCATATAAAAACATCATGGTTCAGTTTCACGATACATACAGATAAGTGGGGGATTGGGTCGACTTTTGATAACTCAAATAGATTAGCAGAGTACCTTATCCCTGTTATCTTGTTGTCTTTTGTTTCTTTTCTATCAAAAATACCCATAAAAGTAAAAATATTCATAGGCATATCTACAATAGCAGGTATTATTTGTTTGATACTATCTAAATGCGTAACAGGCATAATAATAATCGCAATGCTTATCCCCATTATTCTTATAATGAAAAATTGGAAATTAGGATTACCTTTTCTCTTTATACCACTCATTTTTATGGGATTTATAAAAAAAGATTTTAAAGCTCTTGTTAAAAACTCTTTTACTTCCTCAAATAGTTTAAATATTAGACCCTATACATGGGGGAAAATTGTCCCCAAATTAATGAAATCTTACCCCTTGACTGGTTATGGACTTGCAACTTCACAAGAAATAACCGATAAATACGGAGAAGGAGAGAAGACGGTTCATCCTGATATGCATAATCTTTATATTAACTACTTATGCGAATCGGGAATATTAGGAATAACATCATTTTTACTACTTATAGGACTATTTTTACGAGTTACTATACCCTTATTAAAAATAAATAACGAGGTTTCTGCATATACATTTGCGGTTATTGGAATGCTATTACATGGAATCACTCAAACTATCTTAAATTATTTCCAACTTGGATTACTCTTCTGGACAATAACAGGATTGGCGCTTACTACTTATGTAAAAACTCCAAAAGTCCAAAATTAACTCAATTTCTATTAGTTGTATTTAACTAATTTTGTAGCTGTAATTACCTGTTGATCGTGATTGTTTTTGCTGGATAAGATTATAAGATATACCCCTTTAGCTTTAAGTCTAGGTATAAAAGTATATTCTCTAACATCCATCAGTCCTTTATACAACACACTAACTTTTTGTCCTGCACTATTGTAAATAGATAATTCTGCATTATTTATTTTTTTACCGGCAGAAAGCAGGATTTTATTTTCACCTATAATTCTTATAACAGTCTTATTTTCCGTAAGTTGTTGGGGTTCCTGTATTCCGAAAGGACAACTTGTATCTCTCATCCATACCCTATATAAAGCCGCTATTTCAGAATCATTAACTGTTGGCAAGAACTCAACTTTATACTGGAAATATTTCGGGCAAGGGACTGCCGGCAATGCAATACTTTCAGCGCTACTCACCGTATAATACGGTCCGTTCCATGCCTTAGAAAGTATGCTGTCGCCTATGGTATCAGTAGTAGTCCTCCAATACAATTTAAGCGTAGTAGAATCCGGGACACATGCATCCCACCCAAAATACAATAATTTCGTATAGGGAGAACCTACTGTTCCAAGTTTTAATATCGAAGACTCAAGACTTCCGATATCCGCAAACCCCTTAAGCATATTATTTTCATAAATTATATGCGCCCCTCTATTTGTAACCAACAAATCCATACTCGGTATACATTCGGCACCTAATTTTGCTGCATAAACCCAATGTGACTGGTTATTAACGATAGGTTTCACAGTATCTACAGTATCTATTGCATATTGTTGAAACATTCCTGCGGGTCCTTGCCTAAGCCATCCTACTTTACGATATGACCCTGTTATATCTGGCAAACCATCTAAATCTAAATCTGCTGCCATAGAACCATCAGTGTATTCTCCTCCCGGAGTTGAATCTAACAAAGCAACCGAATATCCCGAACCTGTTCCATTATTTATATGTCCATAAAATCCGTAAGGATGTCCTGCAACATTATCCTGTTGGTTAGCAGTTACAATGTCCATCCAGCCATCCATATTAATATCTGCCGCCCATCCACCATCCCAGTCAACATTTACATTGCCTGCCATATCCGGGCACCAGTAGCTAAACGGAGTAATAAATTGACCCGGGCCACTTGATCCTTTATTCAAGAATATGTATGTATGACCTCCAACGGCATAAATATCAGGATATTTATCGTTATTAAAATCCGCAGTATACACACGCCATGCCTGATCAGGGTCCCACATATCAAATGTTTTGACCGCTTCCTTACTAAACATCGCACCATTTCTACGAAATAAAACTATATTTCCTCTCCACACACTACGAGCATTATCCACCGCAATTACATCCATATCATCATCCCGATCAACATCAACTGCAGAAACTCTATGATATCCGGTAGCATTGCTTATATTATGATATACCCATGTATTACCATTGCTTTGATTTTCAAACCATCCGATTCCAATCGTAGGCGTTGCTATAAGGATATCCGAAAGCTTATCCCCATTCATATCCACCGCCCAAGTACATGGGGTCTGTTTATTACTTGCTGCTGCCGCCCCAACCTTCTTTTTTGTAAAATTCCAATTACCGTCATTCTGGTACCACCAAACAGTATCTCTAGCAAAACCAATAACATCCATAAGAGCATCCCCATTTATATTTGCAGGCATAAACCCCTGCGTGTGGTCATTTAGTAGATTTAATGTGGTATCTATATTATGCCTTAACCAACCGGTACTGGTATAATCCCATGATGTTGCCATAAGAGATGCCTGTCCTTCCGTTGCCGTAGCAATACTATCACCGGTATAATACCTTGTGCCCCAATCAGTTATGGGACCTTTTAATCCATCCCCCCCCATCCAGTCCGTTTGTTCGTGTAATTGTGTACTTAATATCAATAACCAAATTAACATTTCCCCCCCTCACTTTATAACTCTAACTATAATATAACCTACTAATTGAGTGTTATCAAAATTCAATTTTGTCAACCACTTTTTATACATTTTTATATATTTTAAATTTTCTTCAATATAGGAGTTATGCTTTCTAACGCTTCCATCGCTTTATTTATTGGTCTTACTTCCAATATAAGATATGGCTTCACAGGTTTTAATATCTTAAAATAACGTTCAAAATCTAATATCCCCGTTCCTGGAACTTTATGTTCATCTTCTATCCCGTTATTGTCATGAATATGAACCGTATTTACTTTATTAACAAACTCGCCGAAGAATTTTTCATCTATAATTTTATTCCCTTTTCTGTTTGTATGTCCAAGGTCCCATGTCAACCACAAGTTTTCAGCTAACAGTTCTTTTAATAACTGTTGTGAAATATCATATCTGAAGCTTACGGTATTTTCAATACATAATTTAACTTTTCCCTTTGCATACTCTATTAACTGTTTTAATGCATACTCCAGCGTATTTTTGTATTCGGAAGTCAATATACCCTGGATAGGGACAGCCTTTCCATCTATACTAATGGTAAAAGCCGTTCCAAGATGCAAAGTAACACCTTTCGCTCCTATTTCACCTGCAAAATCTATAACTTCATAAATTCTTGCCAATATCTCATTCAAAACATTTTTATGCAAATTGAACAAAGACAATGATTCCGGTGCATGAAAGAGAATCGGAAAATTACTATCTTTAAGCTTTTTTCTCTGTTGGGGAGAATATTTTTCGGGAAAAAACGCGGGATTTGTTTGGTTAATTTCTACGCAT encodes:
- a CDS encoding BamA/TamA family outer membrane protein, encoding MFLLLSTPPEFIVKSIKFDGCKSISPKKLKTIIHTSKGRPYDEFQAKMDEKRLVNFYKSKGFKQVKIKKFETTVNIKRKQINCKISLDEGKGTTIKDIIFEGNKNFSTEQLKNLSKLRANTLMNEEAIILAKYTLADFYSQKGYAYAEINDSLILCDSFNVIVCFKINEYHIARFGDLTFRGKTKTRRQIIERELTFKKGELYSPTKLYESQAKIYGTELFESVKFELPALERAHQTGETPDTLNVIFILEEKKRRWVSSGGGLYNNPAIRTWFELGWGHMNLWGNGQKIEAKFNYEINPINLNELQNGRLDILYSEPYFINSSFKAQAAPYYEFNANREDSTFNYYIGIQGRLGKYIGKFLQSFIIYNYEIIHEEGTVIGDKNRANSLTLSLSWDSRSDVFYPRHGALSAISYEYAGEFLGGDFSFQKFLADFTYYAPFYATTVVSRIKFGGITGISPEESKFLLGGTDAIRGYQNIIDTKYGENWLGLLNLEYRIPTIKNFEIAYFMDMGNVWQESKNIAITNIKFGLGIGLRYRTPIGPIRIDYGRKLLDSGNDKEQQWFFNIGYTL
- the alaS gene encoding alanine--tRNA ligase, with protein sequence MKPQELRKNFISFFEEREHKIVPSSSLLPGDDPTLLFTAAGMVQFKKLWSAEVALPYTRAVSIQKCLRTSDLEKVGKYPRYTTFFEMLGNFSFGDYFKQEAIKWAWEFLTEIVKLPKDKLYVSVFKGDYGLKEDTEASDIWKNDIGLEESRIYKLGKEDNFWTPVGGRGACGPCSEIYYDTGKEIGCGKPDCGPGCSCNRFMEIWNLVFPQYDSQTDGSLKSLKNRGIDTGMGFERLLLVMEGKKSIFELETFTPIIEEASKICNVKYEQNKTAFNIIADHIRTLTFAIVEGIYPSNIGRGYVLRHILRRAQGRAYEMGIKQAFMYKLVSTVADLMKEQYPELVARREIIAVIVKSEEESFLKTLEQGTMVFNNIMKELETDEISGDAIFKLYDTYGFPPDLTYELSEREGKKADKEGFQKLMESSKEKARAVSKFEDVKGKIEYFSLGKTDKKSEFIGYDTTQADATVIFEKGKRWLVLDKTPFYAESGGQVGDKGKIFNNDFEFNVEDTQIIEGERVHIGKFKKEANKEIINEKVKCEIDSPWRKALECNHTATHLLHSALRKVLGDWVHQEGSLVEAERLRFDFTHFSHLETSEIEKIEDIVNDWIEENIKVEISEIPMEEAIKKGAMAIFTEKYGDVVRMVKIGDISNELCGGTHLRNTSEMRAFKIVSEGSIHTGVRRIEAITGKYAIEWFNKCDKAIKEFSTELGVKIEQVMPKIVELMAVEKELRSKLVQIERNGILALVPEILENKKTINNIDIIVYGVPAAEVNVLRDLADKLRSHKNTVGVIGAITNEKPLFIIFVSDDLITKLNAGKIAVAIGKLSGGGGGGKNTIAQSGGKAGVNLDEIFNKVPEIVQGFLS
- the rmuC gene encoding DNA recombination protein RmuC; protein product: MMNFIIGLITGVVIVFIINWFYKKDAKKVANELLSSTETQNKQDLETIISRIKDSFGELSFQALSKSTSEFLKLANETLSKQTQTGEKALEGKKELIDQNLKNMKDTLQKVQEMITNFEKDRENKFGELSTQLKLTAEQTGKLQETTHQLRSALASTKSRGQWGERMAEDVLRLFGFIEGINYLKQKALETVSKRPDYTFLLPQGLKVNMDVKFPLDNYLHYLEEEGETDKERYKSQFLKDVKNRVKEVTTRDYINPAENTVDYVIVFIPNEQVYAFINQNDSSILDEALRNKVILCSPVTLYAILAVIRQAVDNFNLEKTSAQILSLLGAFYKQWSAFLESLDKMGKRIEEAQREFNNLTTTRRNQLEKPLRQIEDIRRQKGIAETPILEVNVENIEEVVSQKVQNQLFN
- a CDS encoding phosphatidylserine decarboxylase, which produces MKFLIIFILSLLVNTIIFALIAKKCEFRLRISIIIIILNAILTGISVSLIAPVGIAKTILFECLFSCIFIALIAVYRFYRDPERTTPDVQNAILSPADGFVRYIKYNANETIIGITLTYLDVHINRSPISGIIKDIKQVGEGFLSLKYEKGIKENRQVKMTIDNGIFQIGLTLVASRLVRKILVWVKEGQKVKQGDRIGKIVFGSQTDIIIPKLPELKIKVKEKEQVYAGLSTLAEYKTV
- a CDS encoding O-antigen ligase family protein, whose product is MNNKLDNTIKWGIFMFILFLPIINALAYLSLLIALISWGIKTKFKNILPPGILKFSLLSFVFAMLLSVIFSHDKPQSIGGYILFSFYILTFIMMAHQKEDRNKILQIFALSMLIVSIFGIIQYFTKLNFHIKTSWFSFTIHTDKWGIGSTFDNSNRLAEYLIPVILLSFVSFLSKIPIKVKIFIGISTIAGIICLILSKCVTGIIIIAMLIPIILIMKNWKLGLPFLFIPLIFMGFIKKDFKALVKNSFTSSNSLNIRPYTWGKIVPKLMKSYPLTGYGLATSQEITDKYGEGEKTVHPDMHNLYINYLCESGILGITSFLLLIGLFLRVTIPLLKINNEVSAYTFAVIGMLLHGITQTILNYFQLGLLFWTITGLALTTYVKTPKVQN
- a CDS encoding VCBS repeat-containing protein, with translation MLIWLLILSTQLHEQTDWMGGDGLKGPITDWGTRYYTGDSIATATEGQASLMATSWDYTSTGWLRHNIDTTLNLLNDHTQGFMPANINGDALMDVIGFARDTVWWYQNDGNWNFTKKKVGAAAASNKQTPCTWAVDMNGDKLSDILIATPTIGIGWFENQSNGNTWVYHNISNATGYHRVSAVDVDRDDDMDVIAVDNARSVWRGNIVLFRRNGAMFSKEAVKTFDMWDPDQAWRVYTADFNNDKYPDIYAVGGHTYIFLNKGSSGPGQFITPFSYWCPDMAGNVNVDWDGGWAADINMDGWMDIVTANQQDNVAGHPYGFYGHINNGTGSGYSVALLDSTPGGEYTDGSMAADLDLDGLPDITGSYRKVGWLRQGPAGMFQQYAIDTVDTVKPIVNNQSHWVYAAKLGAECIPSMDLLVTNRGAHIIYENNMLKGFADIGSLESSILKLGTVGSPYTKLLYFGWDACVPDSTTLKLYWRTTTDTIGDSILSKAWNGPYYTVSSAESIALPAVPCPKYFQYKVEFLPTVNDSEIAALYRVWMRDTSCPFGIQEPQQLTENKTVIRIIGENKILLSAGKKINNAELSIYNSAGQKVSVLYKGLMDVREYTFIPRLKAKGVYLIILSSKNNHDQQVITATKLVKYN
- a CDS encoding sugar phosphate isomerase/epimerase; the protein is MLDKLGCQVLFDFTDIIDAVEFVREKGFKCVEINQTNPAFFPEKYSPQQRKKLKDSNFPILFHAPESLSLFNLHKNVLNEILARIYEVIDFAGEIGAKGVTLHLGTAFTISIDGKAVPIQGILTSEYKNTLEYALKQLIEYAKGKVKLCIENTVSFRYDISQQLLKELLAENLWLTWDLGHTNRKGNKIIDEKFFGEFVNKVNTVHIHDNNGIEDEHKVPGTGILDFERYFKILKPVKPYLILEVRPINKAMEALESITPILKKI